GGGCGATTTCAAAACCGATATCGCCCGAGGATGCTGTTATCAGCGCCAGTTTGTCCTTAAGTCCTAAGCCCATATGACTTTGGTAAATGATTGGTGAATATATTAATGCATATGTATGTAAATGTTGGACGGTGCTTTTTGATCTCCATTGCGCGCCATAGTCCCACCAAGGGCAATGTTACCAACAAGACGTGAGACACTCGCCAGATGAATTTGCCGCCCAGCCCGGCGGCATTTCATGAGGGCGGAAGGCTGACGGGTGGCGCTTGGCGCGGGTGCAGCCTGTTGGGTCAACGACCTTAGTCAGGTGTATCTGGATTACGAATACGGCAGGACCTCCGTCTTGAAAAGCCCCTGGTGTTTCCACTAGAAAAACGCGGAACGGCCTCCTTGCGGGCACGTTTTTAAAACGAATAATAAAAACCCCGCCCAAGAGGCGGGGTTTTTATTCACGGAAGCACGGATGGAGTTTCGAGACCTCGCCGGACAACCTCCGCCTCCAGGTCAAGCCGGACAGTCTCCGCTCCGCGTAATACCGCGCCCTGGTGCGCTTCGGCCGCCAGATGGCAGCCGCTGGCATTCCTATGGCAAGTTCGGCGCGGCTGCGGTCGATTCGACTGGCGGCATGCTGCATGCCCACGACAAGCACCTCTCCCCGACCTACGACGGGAAGCGGGTGGAGTTCGGCGTGGGTGCGAGCTACCGCATAACGACTTAAGCCAAATGTATCTGGACTACGAATACGCCACAGCCCGGTATTACAAGCGCCCCTGAAGTATCAACCTCGGCTACCGCAAACGTTGGTAAACGAAGGCCATGCAATCCCATATGGTATTTGCTGAAATCCCGGAGTGGCATGGTAGGTTACATTTTTGTTGATTTGGGATGGGACGTGACTTGGCCGAGTTGCGGTGAATTTGATGAGGATGTCAGAGCGAGAGCTTGGCGAAGCCTTGCCGTTGCTCCTCGGGTGGCAGGGCGGCGAGCGCCACCATCTTGTTCAGGCTGTAACGCCGCAGATCGGAGCGTTGCTTCAACTGAAGGAGGATTGCTTGGATTTCCGGCAACAGCCGCAGCATCTGGAGCGTTCGGCTGACCGTGGGCTCGGAGACTTTTTTCCGCCGCGCGAGCGCTGCATGGCTCATGTCGGGCTTGTTTTCGAGTTTGCGCTGCCAAGCTATCGCCAGATGCAAGAGATGCCGTATCGCTGGTTCTTTTCGCGTTACGGACGTCGCCGAAGCCGCTGCCAATACCTCGTTGAAAGGCGTCAGGATTCGGGTGGGGCGTTGCGAACTCCCCAAGTTCACGCGACTGTCAATGGTCATCACCCGGTGGGTGATCGGAGCGAGACGTGCCTCGCGCACGCGGACGACGACGCGCTCCTCCATCCCCGCGACCAGTTGCGCCGCGTGAAGACGCAGCCGGATTTCGATCTGCCGGTCCTCGTCGGGCCGGACGACAGAGGACTTGGCTCGCACTTCCACACGTTCAACGCACAGACCTACCAAGTCTCTTTGCTCCTGCGGAGCCAGTTGCGGCAACAATTCGTGAAACCGGGTAAGTGCTTCCGCAAGACGGCGGGCGTCCCACCGAGTTCGTGGACTGTAAGCTCCTGCCGCAGACGCTCGCCCTCGACCATCAACTGGTCCTTATCGGCCTTGAGTGCCGTGGCTTTGGCGCGCAGTTCGTCCGTGATCGCTTCGGTCCCACCGGCGGCAATGGCTTCAATGCAGTTGGTGAGCCGACGTGTGATTTGCTTTAGGGCGTGTTAACATTAATTGCACTTGACGGTGATTTATGCGTATGAGGAGAGGAATGGAACTGACGAAGGAACACCTGGAGAGAATCAAGGACAGCCTGCCGGTGGAGCGGGGCAATGTGAGCATTGATGTGCTGAGCTTTCTAAACGGGGTGCTGTATGTGGCGGAGAACGGGTGCAAATGGAGGAGATTGCCGGAGAGGTTTGGGAACTGGCACACGATCTACACGCGGATGAATCGCTGGAGCAAAAGCGGAGTATGGGACCGGGTGTTCGAGCGGCTGCAGAAGGAAGGGCTGGTGCATCTGGAGCTGAAGGTGGTGTCGCTGGACAGTACCAGCGTGAAGGTCCACCCCGATGGGACCGGGGCGGAGAAAAAAACGGGCCTCAGGCGATCGGCAAATCACGAGGAGGCCGGAACACCAAGATTCATCTGGCTGCCGCGAATGATGTCCATGCCCTCGGCTTCCGCCTCTCGCCCGGGCAGAACGGCGACGGACCCGAGGGACGCGAGCTGATTGGCGAGTTGGGATGCCCGAGGCATGGATGCGCCCTGGCCATGGACATGGCCTACGAAGGCAACGAAACCCGCGGCTTGGCCTGCCTGCTCGGCTTCAAGCCTGTCGTCCCGCCCAACCCGTTGCGTCGAAAACCCTGGAAACTCAACCAGGCACTTTACCGCCAGCGCAACCACGTCGAGCGCCTCTTCCGCCGCATCAAGGGCTTCCGTCGCGTCTTCACCCGCTACGACAAGCTCGATGTCCTCTTCCGCTCTTTCGTCTCCTTCGCTCTCTCTTGGCTACTCCTCAATAGTGCTAACAGGTCCTAGCTCGTCCTCGACTTCGCCGATGCGCCTCCGCAATTCCGTGCGGGTGTTTTGTGTGCACCGCTTCGTGCCGTTGATCGTGCATTGCACGATTTCCTCACGATGGCCCATGGCCGTCATCAAGCCAAAGACAGCATTCTCGAGCACGCCCGCCGGCAGGTGGCGAATAGGGCACATGTCCGATTTGTCCCGGTGCACGGCGCCGCAGGTGTAGTAGCGGTAAGGTCGCCCCGCCGTATCGAGTTTCCCGCCAAAATCGGGAATCATGGCGTGCTGACAGCAACCGCAGAACACGATCCCTTTGAGCAAGTGAACGTGCTTATCGCGGGCCTGCCACCGGGGGATGTCCGGTTTGAGCGACTTCGCGACAGCTGCATTTGCCCGGTCCCACAGGTCACGAGAGACCAGCGCCTCGTATTTGCCGGCAAACTCCTCACCGCGGAAACGGAGGCGGCCGAGATAGATCGGATTACGGATGATTTTATGCAGGTGATCGGTGCGGAAACGCCGCGCGCCGACTTCCACGCGGGAGCCGTCGCGACGCTGGAACACGCGCGCCTTTGTCCGGTGGCCTTCGGCGTTCAGCGTGTTGGCAATCTCCGTGAGTGATACGAGCTGCGCTGCCGAGTCGAAGATCTTGCGCACGATCGCGGCCTCGGCCGTGTTTGCCTGTAGGGTCTGCGTGTCGCGGTTGTAATCGTAGCCAAACGGAATCTGCCCGCTGTTCCAAATGCCGCGTTCCGCTTGCAGCCGCATCTTCACGCGGACCTTTTCCGCCGTGTCGAGCCGGTGGTATTCGGCTAGGTTCGCCCGCATGTTGTTGTTGAATCTTCCCATCGCAGTCTTCTCGGAGAGATCCTCCACCGGACTTTCGAGGCGGCAGTTGTGCCGCTTCAGGAACGCGCGAAAAGACGCCCACTCGTCCGTGCTTCGCCGCATATGCTCGAATTTGTAGATCAGCACCACTTCGGCGCGCCCGGCTTCGATGTGCCGCATGAGCGCCTGCATGCCGGGCCGTTTCATTGAGCCGCCGGAATACGCCGGGTCCGGGAAAACGCCGCTCAGATAGTAGCCCTTGTGTGCGTTCCGCGCAATGTGTTGCCGCGCCAGTTCCTCCTGACTTTCGCAAGAGTCGAAGCGTCCGCCCACCTGATCAATCGTGGAAACGCGCATGGAGATCGCGACCGGAACCGGGCGGCCTCCAAGGCGGAAAACTTCGGGTGGGGATCGTCTGCATAAAACCTCCAGGATCTTTTGGAAGGCGATCCACTTGGCCTCGGCCCTGATGATGTTCGTTTGAGTATCGAAACACTCGCAGAACAGACGGGAAATTTCAGGCCGACGTATCTTTCACGATCCCGGCGAAAAACGCGCTTTTGCCCAAATTCGGGCAGCTCTTATAACCAAAATCGGACTTTTGAGTCAGATCGTGAAAGATAGGCGTTTTTTGTTTCCTCACTGTTATCAACGAGTTAGCGTCCATCTTTCACGATCTCGGTTTTGGTCCGATTTTCGATTAAGATGGCGTCCCCACGGGGATTCGAACGCTGTCCTGACTTTTTGCTATGTTGCCGAAAGATCGGGACTTAGTTGATTGTTAATGGTTTAAAACGTGAAAATGAGAGCACGATGATGCTGAAAAGTGAAGCAAAAAACATCATTTTGGGCAACATTTGGGCAACATTTTGATTTGCCGATCAAGTATCCAAGTTTTGGATGTAAATTTGCGATGATCATCATATGCCTACTCTTACGATGTACGCAACATCGCTCACGACTCAATCGCCTGCAGGAGCATTCGGCCGGCGAATTGCGTGTCTTGCTGCACCTGCAGGCGGCGAAGCCTGATATCGTCGGTGTCCGAGGTCCGCGGCGCGCCGAACACAAAATGGGCGGCCTTTATCGGAGCGGGTCCAGACTCATCGCCGAACAATTCTTCCAGCGCGGTGCGGGCGTCCGCGAATGCGGGATTTTTCGCTTTTGATTCGCGTGCAAATGACTCCACTGCGGCCTGCGTGCCCCCATCATAGTGCAGCAGGGTGTAGAGCAGATCGAAGACGTCCTTGCCTTGCTGCCGGTGCAGGAAAGCGCGGAGCTTCAAAACAAGAAACGCCCCGGCATCGCAGACGCGGGCCGTCATTTTTTGACGGGCGCCGAAAAGATCGGCGCCCTCGATGGGAATCTGGCGAGCCGTGGCGAGCGCGCGAACCACGCCGGGCATCACGCTTGCCGACACATCATCCACCATGCGGGTGCCGCGAGGGCTGTCCCCGTCCTCGACCAAAAAATCAACATAGAGTGTGAATCCGCCGCATGCCTTTTCAAAACGCCCGCGTTGCTTTTCGCTCGGACGAAAACCTTGTGCGCGCAAGTCCGAGGAGAGCGTGCCGTATTGGCCGGCAGTTGCGCCCAGCGCCACGCCGAAGTCCACGTCAAGCGTCGCCGGATGCGGCAACGCTGCGTCACCTGTCGGATGCTTGCAGATATAGTGGGGAACGAGTCCGCCCAGGAGCACGAGATCGTCGTGATAACTGCCCAAGGCAGACCACACCGTAAGAAAGGCCGGATGGGTTTGTGCGACTGCGCGGGGGTCGTATTCGCCATAGGTTTCGTATTTCATGGAAGGCAAAAGCCGGGCCAGTCACGGAGCGCTTGCGCTTGCTCGGGACCGCGCAATCCGGTTTCCAGCAGATCGAGATAAATCTGCGCATCCGCGGCGAGCGGCAAATCCTGAACACCGCGTGTCTCGCGGAACACGCCTTCGTCGGACGGGACATGAAACCAGACGCGACCGGCATCGCCGACCGCCTGAAATCCGAGCTGGTCCAGGATAGCCTGTGGCGGCAGATGAGAAATATAAAGCGACACGACGGGCGGCTCGGTGTAAGGCTGGCGGAGCCATGCGGCGATCCATTGCGTGAAGGCGTATTGGATTTTTGTTTTTGCGAGCGCGCTGGAGATTGTTTTCGCCAGACGGAGAGGGTCGGCATTCAACGTCGTGAAACGATGTGTTGTCGTGCGCCGGGCGAAATCATCCGCCTGTGCCCATGCATCCAGCAACGCCGGCGGCGAAACGATATGAAAACGGCGGGCATCCGTCTTCTTGAGGTAGCCTTGTTGCGTCAGGTGCGTGACGATGCGCGAGACCAGCCCCGACGTGGCGCCGGCGCGCAGCACCAAATCGGCCTGCCGCCATGTGCGCTTCGGGTCGGAAAGCAGGCTGCGGACAATGCGGGCGCTCTTGCCGCCAAAGATGTTTCGGGGTTCCTGCTCGAACCGGATGTCGCGGCCGGGCAGACTCGGCAAAGACAGCAGGAAATTCCGGGCACGGAGATAAACCTGGCCGTTCAGATCGGCGACACTGACATGCCGTTGCTGGCACGTATCCAAGAACACGGGCGACAGCCTTGGCACGACAAGGAGCGGATGTGTTGACGAGTCGAGTTCGGCCGTCGGTATGTCATCAATGGTCGGGGACAGCAAAAATTGCAGCGTGAAGCGATGTGTCTGACCGTCCAGTTCGAACCTAGCCGTCGTTGGCTGCGCACCTGAGTTCAATTTAAGGTTTTTCAATCTGGCATCCTGGGCGACAAGGCTCGCAAACTCACCAGGGAGCTGGGAGCGATACCGGACAATGCATTTCTTACCAATTTCCATATTCTTATTGTCAAGTAAGAATACATTTTTTAGTAAGAAATCAACCTCCAATCCAAGGCATTCCGATTCTGCATTCTCAGTTCGCAGACTGACTCCAGGCATGCCAGCCATTCGGCAAACCTGTTTTGTCATGCCCGTTTCGGCCTGCCGGGACGCGTGTCGCGTGCAATCTTGTGCCGGCGGCAAAAGCGGCGGATATCGGCGGGATCGACGGCAAGTTTCAGACCGGCGAGGAATCGCTCAAACTCACCGGTCCGGTATGCCGGTCTCGGGTGATGGAGCATGTAGCCGAGAAGATTGAGCTTCCACCATGCGGAGTGGCCAAACTGCGCGCCTTTGACCGCCCCGATTGCCTGCCCGTCGAAAAACTCCGCGGCCAGCGCGAGGTGATGGAAAAGTCGTGACCGGCCGCCGGCCACGGCTTCGCCAAGGAACTGCATCGTGGCGGCGGCAGTCGCCGGGCTGATGACTTGGCCGCCAGCGCCGCCGGCGAGTTCGCGCCGCCATGCAAGCATCATCAAAAATGACGCGCAATCAATCCTGCCCGCCTGATACCGGCGGATAAGCGCAAAAATCTGTGAGCGCGACAGCCCGCCAAAATTCGCGGGTGCGATTTTATACCGCTTCAAATCTGCCGCCTCGTCTTCCGTGGCAGCAGTCGCGCCCGCCAGCCATTTGAGCAGGCGGCGTCCGGCACATGCGTTGGGCAGAGGTGTCATTTTGCCGTCAAGATAGGCGTCGAGCCTTTGGCGCGCCATCGTGTCGAGCGAGACGGCGCGATACCACTGCCGCAGGCCGGGGACGCGGCGCAGCAGCGACAGAAATTGCCCCACCCCGGCCCTGTCATCGGCATCGGAAAGCGTGGCGAGGATTTTTTCGATGAATGTCATTGTTTTCGATGTTCGGAAACAAACACGGATAACCCGGCGGCTTCGCCGGATTATCCGTGCCGGGAATGCTGCGATGCGGTCAGTAGGGATTGCCCGCGGCAGCGGTTTGCCCCTGGCGCATGCCGGCCGTCGCGATTGCACTGCGCGCGATGCGCGTAAACGCGCCCTCGCGTTGCGCCTCGGGGATGCGTTTCATGCGCCGTTCGACTTCCTGCTTGATGTCGGGATTCGCCTCGACGTACTGGCGGACTTCCTCGCGGAAGCCCTGGCGTTGTTCGTTGGTGCGCATGATGTCATATATGCGCTTGCGAACAAGTTCATCGTGTGAATATGCGGAGATTTTGGCATGCAACTCCGGATTTTCCTGGATGAACTTGTCGATCTTCGCGTCGATCTCGGGATTGTGGCGGATGCCAGCCTCCGCTTCCTGCTGCCGTTTTTTCGCAATTGCGTCTTTGAGTGCCATGATTGGTGGGTATTGATGTTTTGGTTGGTCCGTGGAACTGCCGGTTAAAGAGCCAGCAGGCTCTGGTTGTAGTCCTCGCCGGGAAGCGGCAGCAGGTCGCTGCCGCTGATGTCGAGCACCGCGCTTTCGAAAACGCGGGCGACGTCCCAGGGGGTGGCGGTTGCGAGCCACAGGCGCATGAGGTCTTCACACGTCGGGGATTTGCCGAGTGTTTTTTCGAGATGAGTTTTTGCCTGCTCGAAAATCGAGCGGTGCCGGTCCATGACCGGAAGCGGCTCGACGGATTTGTCGCCGCCGTGGCTGGCAACGACACGCTCTTGCGTGCCGGGTTGTGGTGGTGCGGATGTTTTCATTTGTCTTTCGTTGCGGTGTTTTGCGGCTCGCGCAGGCGCACGAGCTCGCGGTTAAGCCGAGCGACCTCGGCAATAAGGGTTTCGTTTTGCTCGGTGAGCGCCGCCATGAGGCGGGTCTGCGCGTTCATGCGCTGCTCGATGTCGGCGTTTGTGGGCGCCGGTTTTTCGGCGGGATCGGAAACGGCGAGAACCGGGCCGAGCGGCACGACCGTCGGTGCGTGCGGCGAGAGATTCCAATCGGCGGACGCTTCCTTGCGGTAAACGAGATGCGCCTCGTGAAGCACGTTTGGATCCTTGGGATCAACATACCGGTTTACCGGATATGCCTTGAGCACTTCGCCGAGGCGGATTTTTTCAAGATTGGCTTGGTCGAGTTCGGTGCCGGAAACCGGCACGGCGACAGTG
This genomic stretch from Termitidicoccus mucosus harbors:
- a CDS encoding IS5 family transposase (programmed frameshift) encodes the protein MELTKEHLERIKDSLPVERGNVSIDVLSFLNGVLYVAENGCKWRRLPERFGNWHTIYTRMNRWSKSGVWDRVFERLQKEGLVHLELKVVSLDSTSVKVHPDGTGAGEKNGPQAIGKSRGGRNTKIHLAAANDVHALGFRLSPGQNGDGPEGRELIGELGCPRHGCALAMDMAYEGNETRGLACLLGFKPVVPPNPLRRKPWKLNQALYRQRNHVERLFRRIKGFRRVFTRYDKLDVLFRSFVSFALSWLLLNSANRS
- a CDS encoding recombinase family protein gives rise to the protein MRVSTIDQVGGRFDSCESQEELARQHIARNAHKGYYLSGVFPDPAYSGGSMKRPGMQALMRHIEAGRAEVVLIYKFEHMRRSTDEWASFRAFLKRHNCRLESPVEDLSEKTAMGRFNNNMRANLAEYHRLDTAEKVRVKMRLQAERGIWNSGQIPFGYDYNRDTQTLQANTAEAAIVRKIFDSAAQLVSLTEIANTLNAEGHRTKARVFQRRDGSRVEVGARRFRTDHLHKIIRNPIYLGRLRFRGEEFAGKYEALVSRDLWDRANAAVAKSLKPDIPRWQARDKHVHLLKGIVFCGCCQHAMIPDFGGKLDTAGRPYRYYTCGAVHRDKSDMCPIRHLPAGVLENAVFGLMTAMGHREEIVQCTINGTKRCTQNTRTELRRRIGEVEDELGPVSTIEE
- a CDS encoding type IV toxin-antitoxin system AbiEi family antitoxin; its protein translation is MTKQVCRMAGMPGVSLRTENAESECLGLEVDFLLKNVFLLDNKNMEIGKKCIVRYRSQLPGEFASLVAQDARLKNLKLNSGAQPTTARFELDGQTHRFTLQFLLSPTIDDIPTAELDSSTHPLLVVPRLSPVFLDTCQQRHVSVADLNGQVYLRARNFLLSLPSLPGRDIRFEQEPRNIFGGKSARIVRSLLSDPKRTWRQADLVLRAGATSGLVSRIVTHLTQQGYLKKTDARRFHIVSPPALLDAWAQADDFARRTTTHRFTTLNADPLRLAKTISSALAKTKIQYAFTQWIAAWLRQPYTEPPVVSLYISHLPPQAILDQLGFQAVGDAGRVWFHVPSDEGVFRETRGVQDLPLAADAQIYLDLLETGLRGPEQAQALRDWPGFCLP